The Castor canadensis chromosome 13, mCasCan1.hap1v2, whole genome shotgun sequence genome has a window encoding:
- the LOC141415594 gene encoding uncharacterized protein encodes MELLRPLPAAHTHSGVPRSRERERRAARGQNGPTGRQGAQENRVRDRAATASPAARARAAASGAATASNGSSNSGGCPGPAALRPAGHLRTSRRRRPLRRPGRRPGSQRGRRERRGFAGAFCSEGVAAGRGAGKGDLGTAPSAREAPEGQASCSARRLSPSRELDVGSGDRRDLGTPAQCGNGRRRV; translated from the exons ATG GAGCTGCTGCGGCCGCTGCccgctgcacacacacacagcggAGTCCCCAGGTCCCGGGAGCGAGAGAGGCGCGCTGCGCGGGGACAGAATGGTCCAACGGGTCGGCAAGGAGCACAAGAAAACAGAGTCCGGGACCGAGCAGCCACCGCGAGCCCAGCAGCCAGAGCCCGAGCAGCAGCTTCAGGAGCCGCCACCGCCAGCAACGGGAGCAGCAACAGCGGTGGCTGTCCCGGCCCGGCAGCGCTGAGACCCGCTGGGCACCTTCGGACCTCGCGGCGGCGGCGACCGCTCAGGCGACCCGGGAGGCGCCCAGGCAGCCAGCGCGGCCGGCGGGAGCGGCGGGGATTTGCTGGCGCTTTCTGCAGTGAAGGGGTCGCTGCGGGGCGGGGGGCGGGTAAGGGGGACTTGGGGACCGCGCCGAGCGCCCGGGAAGCGCCGGAAGGACAGGCTAGCTGCTCCGCGCGCAGGCTCTCGCCCTCCCGCGAACTGGATGTGGGCAGCGGTGACCGCAGAGACCTCGGGACCCCTGCGCAATGTGGCAATGGAAGACGCAGGGTCTGA